The nucleotide sequence aaaacatacttccactttgagtttaaccataatttttggatatagtttcatgttcataataaaaatcattttttcagaataacaacttttaaatcaaagtttatcatagtttttaattaactaacccaaaacagcccgcggtgttactacgacggcgtaaatccggttttacggtgtttttcatgtttccaggttttaaatcattaagttagcatatcatatagatatagaacatgtgtttagttgattttaaaagtcaagttagaaggattaacttttgtttgcgaacaagtttagaattaactaaactatgttctagtgattacaagtttaaaccttcggataagatagctttatatgtatgaatcgaatgatgttatgaacatcattactacctcaagttccttggataaacctactataaatgagaaaaatagatctagcttcaaaggatccttggatggcttgaaagttcttgaagcagaatcatgacacgaaaacaatttcaagtaagatttccactcgaaataagattgttatagttatagaaattgaattaaagtttgaatatgattattaacttgtattagaaagataacctactgtaagtaacaaaggtttcttgatcttggatgattacttggaatggatttagaaaacttggaagtaaacttgcaatcttggaagtattcttgattttatgaaactagaacttttggaatttatgaagaacacttagaacttgaagatagaacttgagagagatcaattagatgaagaaaattgaagaatgaaagtgtttgtaggtgtttttggtcgttggtgtatggattagatataaaggatatgtaattttgttttcatgtaaataagtcatgaatgattactcatatttttgtaattttatgagatatttcatgctagttgtcaaatgatggttcccacatgtgttaggtgactcacgtgggctgctaagagctgatcattggagtgtatataccaatagtacatacatctaaaagctgtgtattgtacgagtacgaatacgggtgcatacgagtagaattgatgatgaaactgaacgaggatgtaattgtaagcatttttgttaagtagaagtattttgataagtgtcttgaagtctctcaaaagtgtatgaatacatattaaaacactacatgtatatacattttaactgagtcgttaagtcattgttagtcgttacatgtaaatgttgttttgaaacctttaggttaacgatcttgttaaatgttgttaacccattgtttattataacaaatgagatgttaaattgttatattatcatgatattatgatatataatatatcttagtatgatatatatacagttaaatgttgttacaacgataatcgttacatatatgtcccgtttcgaaatcattaagttagtagtcttatttttacatatgtattttattgttaatacacttaataatatatttacttatcatttaacataattaaccaagtgtatcaatatcttaatatgattcatatgtacctagtaagacgttgttataacgataatcgttatatatatcgttttcgagtttcttaatttaatagtctcatttttatgtatataactcattgttaaaatacctaatgagatacatacttataataaaatcatgttaactatatatataaccatatatatgtcatcgtatagtttttacaagttttaacgttcgtgaatcaccggtcaacttgggtggtcaattgtctatatgaaacctatttcaattaatcaagtcttaacaagtttgattgcttaacacgttggaaacatttagtcatgtaaatatcaatctcaattaatatatataaacatggaaaagttcgggtcactacagattagaCGGTTGTTTCGGTGGTGGTTGGACGACGAGGGCCGTTGGATGAGAAGCATTCAACTGGGCGTCTGAAGTGAGGCGTTCATGGCTATTTAATGTCATCTCTTCCATCCAAAGCATGGATCGGATAGTATCATACTTTGGAAAAGGCTCACGATGGAGAATGATGTGAGTGACATGAGGAAACTTGTTACGCAACCCATTGACAGTGTGTAAAACGAGATCATGATCTTCCACGTTTGAGCCAAGATTGCGTAGATGAGTTGTAATTCGATCGATGTTGCGAAGATATTCTTCAATAGTTTGGTTGCCGATTGAAAGATCACGTAACTGAGCGTGTAACTCCATTGTTTTCGAAAGTTTATTTTCTTGAAACAGGTTAGCCAAGAACACCCATGCTTCATTCAATGTTGCAGGTTCTGAGTTTAATAGACGCTCAAGGAGAGGTTCTGATATTGTATTGAAGATCCAGGTCAATACAACCACATCGGCCTTGATCTATGCCGGGGTTGTTTTTTCTTCATTCGTAGATGTGCCAAGAATAAACTTAAGGACATCAAATCCTGAACAGTGAGTGGTAAACAGCTTTTTCCAGTGCGTATAATTGAGTTTAGTGAGATCTAATTTGACAGGAATGAGATGGGATATTGAGGTTACAGTGTATATTTTGTCATAAGAGGTTGTCATGATGAAGAAGAGGATCGAAGGAAGTAGCCAGGAAGGATATCGGCTGTGAAAAGAGAAGAGAAAAattaggtgtgatgacccggaaatttctgaccaaatttaaacttaatatataacgtttccgacacgataagcaaagtccgtaatattgattctcaaaatttttgaactaatgttatatattcagttaacctttgactattgaccgacaattcacgaacatctatttgtaaataaatatatatatatatatatatatatatatatatatatatatatatatatatatatatatatatatatatatatatataattggaatattaattattcataaataacttgcaatgtgtatttaaaaactaatttatgtatattaaataaagatatatacatatatataatttcaagttatttagtaaacgatagtaacattcgattattgattcgattgatatttagataagttaactaaagcgtttaagatgaaccagtaaaacattaatttgctacagtattttcgaattgctacagtacccgaaaagctacagtgttttcgaaaatcacaactttgctacagtaaaaaaacactatttcaaaatgaaaatgtatatatgtatatgtatatactacgagacgatgatttatagaagcaaataaccaaaacacttaattgattaaaactacacttcgagtgacatagtttatcaatgattaagtttaatttttgataaaggtacacgtcgcgtaacaaaaagtactaagttttctaagtgtacgaaaatgcgttcgagaaaccggaagcgggacataagtcgaacgtaaacgtacaagacatcggaacaaaaattacaaattaactatgcacgaaaatataatataatatataattaattaatttaaattatatattatatatattatattataatatgttgacaGACTAGAAGTTAAAAGGTATGTGAGCTGGACacaagggccatgcgatcgcatggccagtgcccttcaaaaccatgcgatcgtatggaggggATTATCAGGCCACATTATAAATGCTCGACGAATTCTGagttatacacacacatacattatATATCTCCCTCTgttcttattatttatattattattattatttattattattattattattattattattattattattattattattattattattattattattattattattattattattattattatttttattattattattattattattattattattattattattattattattattaagattaatattaatattaatcttatagttacgagttgtattattagtattatatatacataaaatactacgacgaggttatgagcgtgtcactttcaaaatggttttcaagcgggatagagctaaggaaattatgggttattgccaaggaggttatgggtaatgttcgggggtatatttgtgaatcaaacctagtgtttatcatctccgttgcatctacgtactttcctacaatattgaatctcaatattgatatgttgagatctacggttatttggtaatccgagtttcggtcacattttggtgaacgacattatatgctgctaaggtgagtttcatttgctcccttttaattgcttttgcaatctatatttttggtctgagaatacatgcactttattttaaacgcaatggatacaagtacatactaaattctacaccgagtttgaaccgaaaatcccttagctttggtaactagtaactgccagttataagaactggtgggcgcgagtagttgtatatggatccatagggcttgacatccccgtctgttccaggtatagaaaccctagcctgaactataaaacagacgtatgctatttgagtgtattgtacatgttggttacatgttaaacacaggggtacttattatagagacgttaaagcttagttactagggtgctctgttatgtagaatctattgataaacgtttctgaatgaaacaactgaaatcttgtgatccacttttatatacagattatacgaaacactaaaactatgaactcaccgacctttatgttgacacttgttagcatgtttattctcaggttccctagaagtcttacgctgtttgcttatatgttagacaagctatgtgcatggagtcttacatgacatatttttcaaggaaacattgcattcaccaaatcatcaccatgtatcttattttgactgcattgtcaacggaagtactattgtaaactataatttacagtgattgtatatatgtagaaatcatcagatgtcgaaaacctttgatttaaatattcatttatggtgtaccttttcaaaagaatgcaatgtttacaaaacgtatcatatagaggtcaaatacctcgcaatgaaatcgatgaatgacttgttcgtccatatggatttggagcgatcgtcacattaggGTTGTAACCCAGCGACTGATACCATGATACACGATATGATTGATAGTGAATTGATTGTGTATTATTGCTTATCATTCAATGAGAATACAAGTATAATATATAGGCTAATACAGATGCCCTAGTAGCAATACGTGGGCTAGGCCCAATACACTAAATAATACGTGGACTATGATGACTAAcagaaatgacccgtgaaaccatgaGTTTGTTTAAACAGATcactttaatgatatgttttaggtattaagtgaacgtaaatgctaaattcatttaatttaatgacccgtggaaccacaaagtccgactaaaaaactcgtcagctgaacatttcatcaaacctaaaatgcatattaaacaatccacattcaatcataagagataataatggttgtcattttatttttaaaatgtaaaaattaaaatataaatttagaatttgtttctttctgcctagcttttataccttttcgtactcaattcaaaataattaattaaaataattcaaaattatttattttaataattaagataattattaataagatttaataataataattaattaataagatttaatttaattcaaaattatttagattaatcacATCACCTAGCATGCTTagattttttaatttattttttgattttttttaacaaaagaattagcctaataataaaatcatcattatagaattttaatagaaatatatatatatatatatatatatatatatatatatatatatatatatatatatatatatatatatatatatacaataaactaAAATTTTAAGAAAAAATAAAATTTTTGTAATGGTTTAATATAAGATTTATAAATGAACCCAATTATCACATGCATCGATCTAATATATTTAAGAcagtattaatataaaaaaaataataccattacaattataaataaaataattttagTAAATTCAAAATGAACAAACAAAATTTTCAACATCTTTCATGATATGCAATTAACTTTTGCTCCCTAAAAGTCGGATAATAAACAAAGAGAAGAAAAATGAAACAACTTCTAATTCAGCTCTGACGTTCGTTGAATTTGTTGTGACTGTCGTCGAAATTATGCAGATGagtattgatacaaatatagtccTGTTATTGATATCATGTTTGCTTGTGTGATTGTTTGAATATAACAAGCACAGAGTGAACGTGCTCCGTTGCTtgcaggaatatatatatatatatttttttttttgtacattACTATATGTTTACAATTAAAATAGTTTGGCGATAATGTGACTAAGATAAAATAAACTCATTTCAACAAACTAAACACATATAATTTAGTCGTCAAAAATTGGTTTGCAAGTGAAAATAATAGATCACAAGGTAAAAGTTATAATCAAAGAAGAAGTTGGTTTAAAACTGAAATATAAATAGGAggataaattaaaaataaaaagggacaaatatGAAAATTGATAGGAGTAAAATAAAAATGATGCGATACGACGGAATTGAACCCTAGTTATGCACGCATAGTTAAACCACCTAATCCACGCATACTTTAAGTTGAATTTGAGAAACAttgtatataacatatataatcagCCAATCAGGCATGTAAACAGAGGAAAAAGCGTAAGTTGAACGGTGTTTCATAGtttctacaatatatatatatatatatatatatatatatagattaattaatattaatatattaatattatactccgtaattggTAAAAATACCTCCAAAACACTAATTATTGATGTTTTAAATATCTTTCAAAAGTTGTGattattatatacatatgtataactatcttgTAAAGGACGACTATTATTAAAACTGGTTGGGGGTGGGACTATCTTGTAAAGGACGACTATTATTAAAACTGATTGAGggtggggaggtctcaagttcgaatcTCTCCCTTTAAAAATATTCGTGGGATTTATTTCCTGTAAGTCGAATTGCCCCTGGGAAGGTTTTACCTACCTGTATTCAGGACCCAGGTccgaccgcctgcccctcgggatggtataaggttcggatccctgtaatgcggttcgggtttcctgcccgaaagcgcgtgcgtgcgtggcaaatgagagtattcgatgccaacaacttattttttaaaaaaaactggTCACCTACTTAAAATAACTAAACGATGTATATATGTGTTAAGAAAGCTGTGTTGGTTTGATCCAACGTTAATATGCAAACATTAAttaatgttttgatgatgacaattATCATAAGCAATTGACAAGTAACGACAAAGTAAAAACGCAAGTTCATCAACTTACATTTTCTTTAGCAAACGACCAAAACACACAATGTCAAAATTCAAAAGTGTTGTTTTACACAAAGAGCATGCATACAATCAACATCATGGTTGGACTGTAGGATTGACCGTTCATGCTCTATACTCAAAGTTCCAATATAAACCCAATTTCAACAAAATTCACATAAGCGTTTAACACAAACATAAGTTCGATGCTAGAACTCATATGCAAGTAGTCAAGACCCAATATATTTTTACACCAACTACGAAAGTGAGTAATACACATATCATCATATATCGACACTTGGTCTACAAATCGAATACGAGATTCTTAGTACAATATCAAAAGAAATTAAGTTCCACCCATACATAAGTCACAAAATGACATAATACGCTCAGAGATGTCACctccataataataataaggattagGCGGACTCGCTTACACTTAGAGCTTTCGGGTCAGTCCTTGGCCACTTGCTTACCCTCCCTAGTATTCTTCGATCCACCGGCACTTAAACTCACAACACAAAATTCGACAAATAAGCTATAACTCTTAGTGAGCACGTGGCTAATAACAATACAATAATGTTAATTTGCATCAACAATAAACAAATAAATACAACTTACACGTAACCAACAACATTAACACGTAGGTTCCTATATCCCTCTTATTCGTCCAATTTCATGTCATACCTCTACTTGTAGAACGTCAAAGTAAATCTATGTTTTAGCACGATCCAAACTATATGAACAAAGCGGATAACTCCTGGTTTGACCAATGCCTTCCTTCGGGATCCCAAGATTTCATGTGGTCTCTTGCACGGATGAAATTCGACCTTATGAAGACTTTTCCAAAGTTGGCCGCCGGGTCATGTTTACTcatatattttatagtaataaataaataaccAAATGTACACTCTTGGGGACCCCCAGAATTTACTGTCACCTCTTACATGGATGCAATCCGATGACATTAATCTTTCCCCCCAAAAGTGGTTATACTAGCTATGAACTCACCTTGTGAATGACAAAACGTGATTGTTGAAATTAGCTAGACTCCTTATCACAAGCTACACACAAACACATTTATACACATACCATCAGTTACTAACTCTTAGTAAGCACTCCCAAGATCCTATTTACTTGAAGCTTGACCTATTGTCTATAATTATATTCACGTACCAAACCCAACCCACATCAAAATTAGAGTTGCAACTAACAAATATACTTGCATACCTACATTTTCTTCTAGTTAGTATTATAAATTTCAGCTTTTACAGATTCACAACAATACTACAATCACTTTCTTACCTCTCTCAAAAAACACATTTGACGTATGAACCCTAGTTCCACCAAAACATATATTAGTTTAAGCTATTAAGCACAAAATGGAGATATGTCACAGTTTTAAGACCTCATAGGTCCCCAATTTAGTCATTAACCCCAAGCCCAGATTTATTTACAAACACTAAAATTAGAGTTCTTACCAAAGTGCAGGTTTTGAGAGTTAAAATTAAAGATTCATAAGAGTTAAAATTAAAGATTCATAGCTACTAAACACTGTTGGTGTAGTTGATTATCACCTTCAAGTCACATGCACCTCTCCAAATTTCCGTTTTCTTCCCAAAAaagctctctccctctctctctaagtgtTCTTGAGCTCTCTCTTTCCCTCTCCAGGATCAAGATGTGTTTGTTAAAAACTGATTCTCATTACTAGATTTTGGGGCTAAAACATGTTTTAGCATATTTacacttatacccttgatgttttTAATTTTCCAAAAATCACCCCTGCTGATCAGGCAGCTTGCGCGACACACAAACATTGTGCACGACACACACTATACTTGACTGAGGATGTCACAGTCAGTGCACATTTCCAAATCATATCATCCACATTCCAGCAGATAAACAGTTTAAAGCATACACATTCAACATATAGGTCAAAATTGCACCTGAACTATTCATTGACACTAAACATACGCGCGCGAGTCCTGACATGCACACACATGACTCAATCATGTGTGTGTGTGACCTGACACGCGTACGTGAGAGACAATCTAACTCAATCACACGTTCTAGTTTCCATATACGCGGAGGACATGTCACGCACACAAGTGGCCTTGACTTATGCACAAGTGACTATACAAGTGCATCAGGGTAACCATTTCATTTGAACCACACGTAATAACAGACACGCGCACGAGTGAATCATCACACGAAAGTGTGGCCTGTTAGTCGCGCGATAAACATAGTCTCGCGCGACTAAGGCCATGAACTGGAGACTGCTGTTCCGCTTTTAAATTTCCAAAATCACGATTTCAACATGTTTAGCTCGGACAATTCATTCAGACGGTACCTAAACAGCACGTCTAAGCTAAAAGAAATATCAATATCAACAAGCTAACAACATATAACAAGATTCAATCATTTATTTAAGTTTAAACAAAAATCCATTAAAACCCTAGCAATTTAAATCTGATGCAAACTTATGATTACCTGGTTTGATTATTGGGTTAATGCTACAAGTTCAAACAAGAGACCGGCTTGAAATCAAGGAATCAAGAAACAAGATTGAGAGCAAAAAGTATTAGGGTTATGTGTTATGTTTTTCAAAataagaaaatgaagaagaaatgaGAACATACAATAGAACTTCTAtaatttaatactcgataaattaataacctCGATAAAAGTAATAATTTGTCAGGTCCCAACTTTGGAATATTTTTTTAGAAATTCCAATGTAAATATATTGGTTCCagcaaaactataaattaataattactaaaaTATTCCAAAATTCTAGGATTCGGGGATATTTTAGTAAATCCAGATCTATGTACATTGAACTTGACAAGGTAATTAATGTGTGAATGTACGTACATGAGAATTTTGAAGATCCTTGTTTATGTTTTATTTAAATAGGTAAAAGTGAACGGACATGGTAATTTCAAATGTCGACGCATTAATTTGAGAGTTACTCACAAATATAagatagttttttaattttataatttattaatctatcgatataattatatctatttaaattaataaaatattttgattccaacattattaatttatagatgTTCTATTGTAACATGTAATTTGGTGCGTGTTGATTCTTGTGACTCTTGTTTTGTTTTATTGGTTCTcctttattataaaaattatctataggaatgtaaatataaatatgtacataataaatatgaatatgaatataaatataaatatgaatatgaatatgaatagcgagtatcatatcatatatcatatatatttaatattgatattgatCATAAGAATTTGATCAGATTCTAAAGTCGTTACTACAAGAAGCCAGTGTTTATTGTCCTTTTAAGTTATGAGAAAGTAGTTGCACAACAAGTGAAAAGTCATGTTCTCCTTTGTTTCTTTATGTTTGGTAGCGTCTGTCTTCTTTTTTTTGTGGGTGATGGTAGCCATAATTAGGGAATAAAACTTTGGgtcctaactttttttttttttggaaagccaACAATATATTAAAACACGCAAGGAGGTCAGCTAAATACAGAAAATGAGCCAACAGCCCAAACGAACAAAAATCATAGCAAAAAAAAAACTAAACAGCACCTCCTTATAACACATTACAATTTACAACACCATAAGAAAAGCTAAACAACACCTCCTATCACATTACAACACCATATTTTTTGGATTGCCTTTCCAAGAATCAAAATCACCATGAATCACCTTTCCTCGGGACGATAACCATAAGTGAGAGAGGACCCGCAAACTGACCATAATGTCTTCATTTTTTATCTTCTGCCTCTGATCTATGGAACTATGGACAAGCTTGTTACGCCACCTCCATATTAGCCATAGAAGAATTCTGCTCGTCGCCCATATCGCTTTATTGATTTTTTCTGAATCATTATTTTTTAAAAGTGATCATGAGCGTCTAGTATTCATATTGGTTTTGGAATTTTTCGCTTTTCGATAAAGGTATATCTCATTTTAACAGTAATCGTTATTTTagcaaagtaaaataaaaataagcgTTTAGTTATTAGTTCTATGTAGTTagcaattacaataaagtaaatttgTCATATGATCGCATTTGGTTTGTGTTGTACCATTCTTCGAAGTTTTCATTCGAAAACGTGTGTACGTGAAAAATGATCGGGTAAATAATTTTCGATCTCCGTCAATGATTCTAAActcaacttaaaaaaaaaaaacaatatcaCTACATCACTTCTAACAAATATGATATGTCATAAAAAAGTATGTAAATGTATTCCATCAATGGAACCGTTCAAGAACCCGGTACATATACTTCGGGTCTATAAATTGATCCGATACAAAAGAATTGAGAAAATGAAGTTGATCAAGCATAGATTAATCgagtcgggttcggtccatgcttgacatcaatgaaggggatttaagggtcaattgggtttaactctccggtccggagtaccgtgaataaccccctgcgagatgaggatctcagcgggggtggttaaacatagacccaccatcgacggGTCGTCCGGTTAGCGATGGCTCGCGATGGGaatagggtttatgttcatagaacgttacctgtatatcgagAATATCTAGTGATATGCTgtgagtccggtagcgcgggtatagAATGCGCTATGTGAATAGCACAGTTAGTCCGTACGTGAGAACTAAAAATAGTATGTATATAACTTCCCAAAAAACGGATCCTCTGccttgtgattcgagtccgttatttatagctacagtgTTGTTCGCTTATTGGAGCCACGTGTTCCACGTTGCTTTCTTGTCTGTACTACCTGGTTGTTCAGTGGAGGGGACCAGGGAACAGTACTATTACTTTTTGCTAGCTGTCGGTCCTTGTACAGAGGTCGTGGTAAGTACAGGACACGTCATCTATATACAGCACGCTGTTATACCTTGGCGCACCCCAGCGCATATTTGCTTGCGCCTAAAGTGCCAGACCGCGAGGGATGTGTACCtatggtgcaagtgtgatgcgcaacaCGATTCAATCGGTTATGCGTATCATTAGAAGTGTTAGTCCATTCATTACTTAAAATATGTCATATGAATGAGTAATGATTCATATATCTTGTAACTTTATCCCTATatcattaaaaatctttttggtagtGTTGTacattataaaaaatatatttgataattttgaaaaaaaaaaaaaaacaatcaaaTTAACGTTATATTCGAAGATCAACAACTATAATTAATATAAAGGGATCCAAACAAAGCTGACAAACgacaaaagacttaatttaaagtaaaTGGTATAGAACGGAGACACACTTTAATGATAAATGAATGAATGGAGTTCATAACTGTTTTCCTTTTATAATAAAATACGTTTTAGTGAGAGTGATTACATTAATGAGGTTAATTTGATAATTGTGTGGAAACCACCAAAGATTGTCAAAGTTAGGGTGACTGGTTGAAGCTAGCTAGGTGTCCATTGATGAATCCAACCCTTGATCGAGCATGGTCCAAAAGCAATCGATAGTGTACGTACGTGCTTATATTCCTTTACACTTGAACTAATATACTGGTCACAAAAACTCAAAACTGAAATCGGATAACGACGACACCTTTTTGACCATCAAATGTCAATCTCCATTACATTATCACGTCTTTTCACATAAAGTTAGGCTCAATCATACCAAACTTCCTTAATATTAATACCCAACGGCCAACATCTTGTCAAAAAGTTCTACTTT is from Rutidosis leptorrhynchoides isolate AG116_Rl617_1_P2 chromosome 10, CSIRO_AGI_Rlap_v1, whole genome shotgun sequence and encodes:
- the LOC139871151 gene encoding uncharacterized protein, whose protein sequence is MELHAQLRDLSIGNQTIEEYLRNIDRITTHLRNLGSNVEDHDLVLHTVNGLRNKFPHVTHIILHREPFPKYDTIRSMLWMEEMTLNSHERLTSDAQLNASHPTALVVQPPPKQPSNL